One part of the Sorangiineae bacterium MSr11954 genome encodes these proteins:
- a CDS encoding class I SAM-dependent methyltransferase encodes MQTSPSNDLEALVDIQRYQDWILKPYSPYLRGSVLEVGAGIGSLSMHYAHSVERAVLVEPEGKRVAVLRERVAHLRSAEVVEASIESWLGANGADGADGAQHETFDAILMINVLEHIRDDAMTLRRLYERLRPGGAFLCFVPACPWLYGTLDRLVHHYRRYERKGLEALLREVGFDIATLNYFDIAGILPWWFAGRVLRQTAFNAQAAMIYDRFIVPLMSKVEQLMPPPIGKNLTCVAVRPMSETARS; translated from the coding sequence ATGCAAACGAGTCCGAGCAATGATCTCGAGGCCCTGGTCGATATTCAACGGTATCAAGACTGGATCCTGAAACCTTACTCTCCTTATCTGAGAGGTTCCGTGCTCGAGGTCGGAGCGGGAATTGGAAGCCTTTCCATGCATTACGCGCATTCGGTCGAGCGGGCGGTGCTCGTCGAGCCGGAAGGAAAACGGGTCGCCGTTCTTCGTGAGCGCGTGGCGCATCTTCGTTCGGCGGAGGTCGTCGAAGCATCCATCGAGTCGTGGCTCGGCGCGAATGGCGCGGATGGCGCGGATGGTGCGCAGCATGAAACCTTTGACGCGATCCTGATGATCAATGTCCTCGAGCACATTCGCGATGACGCGATGACGTTGCGACGACTCTACGAACGGCTGCGGCCGGGCGGCGCGTTTCTTTGTTTCGTGCCCGCCTGCCCCTGGCTCTATGGAACATTGGACAGACTCGTCCACCATTACCGGCGCTACGAGCGCAAAGGGCTCGAAGCTTTGCTTCGAGAAGTCGGGTTTGACATCGCGACTTTGAACTATTTCGATATCGCAGGCATCTTACCTTGGTGGTTTGCCGGCCGAGTCCTTCGCCAGACCGCGTTCAACGCTCAGGCGGCGATGATTTACGATCGTTTCATTGTTCCGTTGATGTCCAAAGTCGAGCAGCTCATGCCGCCGCCGATCGGGAAAAACCTAACGTGCGTTGCTGTGCGACCGATGTCGGAGACCGCAAGGAGCTAG
- the mgtE gene encoding magnesium transporter — MRLATLLSPDLKQLLREDPDQVRELLDEIHAEDLADIVSELEPDEAAQLLARLPADEAAPIFERLDETEQEELAELMPPESVAHIASEMEPDDRADLFSVLPDAIGDKILESLERVDPEAAEAVREIEKWPETSAGHLMTTNYLAVEPSIRVGQALDAVREFTLENENSPIYAVYALTPEGAVAGIASLRQLIITSGHEPLESILRTNIISVPPDMDQEEVARRMAKYDLNVMPVIAENGSLLGVITIDDVIDVLTLEQTEDVQKLGGVEPLDVPYFQTRFSEFIRKRGGWLVILFVGEFFTQTALRYYDPIFKVLEGASYYIPLLISAGGNSGSQSSTLIIRGLAVGEVRGRDWWRVLVRELLMGLVLGSILGVIGFARVLMYRDQSMAFALTIALTLVGIVVTGCTIGSMLPLALKKIGLDPATSSTPFIASLVDVAGIVVFVHVARIVMSSVLQGAQ; from the coding sequence ATGAGGCTCGCAACCCTGCTCAGCCCCGACCTGAAGCAGCTCCTCAGGGAGGACCCGGATCAGGTGCGTGAACTGCTCGACGAAATTCACGCCGAAGACCTCGCCGACATCGTTTCCGAGCTCGAGCCTGACGAGGCCGCGCAGCTCCTCGCGCGTCTGCCCGCCGACGAGGCGGCCCCCATCTTCGAGCGCCTCGACGAGACCGAGCAGGAGGAGCTCGCCGAGCTGATGCCACCCGAATCGGTGGCTCACATCGCCAGTGAAATGGAGCCCGACGATCGGGCCGACCTGTTCAGCGTCCTCCCCGACGCCATCGGCGACAAGATCCTCGAGAGCCTCGAGCGGGTGGACCCGGAGGCCGCCGAGGCCGTCCGCGAGATCGAAAAGTGGCCCGAGACCAGCGCGGGCCACTTGATGACCACGAACTACCTGGCCGTCGAGCCCTCCATCCGCGTAGGCCAAGCCCTCGACGCCGTCCGCGAGTTCACCCTCGAGAACGAAAATAGCCCGATCTACGCGGTGTACGCGCTGACCCCCGAGGGCGCCGTGGCGGGCATCGCCTCCTTGCGGCAGCTCATCATCACCTCGGGCCACGAGCCGCTCGAGAGCATTCTCCGCACCAACATCATCAGCGTTCCCCCCGACATGGACCAAGAAGAGGTCGCACGCCGTATGGCGAAGTACGACCTGAACGTCATGCCGGTGATCGCGGAGAATGGCTCCCTCTTGGGGGTCATCACCATCGACGACGTCATCGACGTTCTGACCCTCGAGCAGACCGAGGACGTTCAAAAGCTCGGCGGCGTCGAGCCGTTGGACGTCCCTTACTTTCAAACCCGCTTTTCAGAGTTCATCCGCAAGCGGGGCGGCTGGCTGGTCATTCTCTTCGTCGGCGAGTTTTTCACCCAGACCGCCCTTCGCTATTACGACCCCATTTTCAAGGTCCTCGAGGGCGCCAGCTATTACATCCCGCTGCTCATCTCCGCGGGCGGCAACTCCGGCTCCCAATCGTCGACCCTGATCATCCGCGGTCTGGCCGTTGGCGAGGTGCGCGGGCGCGACTGGTGGCGCGTGCTCGTCCGCGAGCTCCTCATGGGCCTGGTGCTCGGTTCCATCCTGGGCGTCATCGGCTTTGCGCGGGTGCTCATGTACCGCGATCAGTCGATGGCCTTCGCCTTGACGATCGCGCTCACCTTGGTGGGCATCGTGGTGACCGGGTGCACCATCGGCTCGATGCTCCCACTGGCGCTCAAGAAGATTGGGCTCGACCCCGCCACCAGCTCCACCCCCTTCATCGCCAGCCTGGTCGACGTCGCCGGCATCGTCGTTTTCGTCCACGTCGCCCGCATCGTGATGTCCAGCGTGCTCCAAGGCGCGCAGTGA
- a CDS encoding sulfatase-like hydrolase/transferase — MAFVLGVVAAAWGAWRWRAAAASTVAALREGVGAGERGEPRGRMNVLVLAAGSLRFDRLNPRTMPNMSGFAARATVFDRMYVSLPRTLPSWVSLLTGRHPHHHGIDSSFAPRADRARDVAALPSQFARAGYRTVVAGDSVADVFGRIDLGFAGVLDAPDLGLSDLDASGAPELFERLRPDEPFFAAVSLGAARRPYAPRAPYHLRFTAPGYRGPFKYHGPLDVARAQPVLRADDEAQLRGLYDGAVAQIDDAFGRIVRELASRHLAERTIVVLVADHGEQLNERGRGLGPGEQLFGDEGTHVPLVVFDPRHPVGRHEPRVVRDVDLAPTLYELAQVAPPAGIALDGRSLAPALSGEGLAPALAYAESDPSAKAGEAHPLVAAAKHRMVRDARFKLVYVPTRMGAEYTLYDTAQDPAEAHDVAAQFPEVLARLGEELRAYVARDPDLAFRDGMAVPRAPELPYSVLWIAIDGLRAGADGGLRAGAGEVLPPALDALVRSGVRFTDAHAAATALRPGTLALLAGGRPTEFGVEPWNAPLRAADLARYRAADPPLLARILRNHGARTRAVVNHPFMTGPGANGTAITNAHHDSPAQGLDMGFDQVASYRDPATTPDMAITRDATSFLRESSGARFFLFCNYGPEAAQTDEPLGDLLRALDEMRLRERTLLIVTSAQSETSHIPMIVALPGALPRGKLLSDRVRSIDLAPTVLELEGLEAPSRMSGRSLLPLLPLLPLPRDAPSDRAERVALTEGHHLRALLAGPYRLLLHGGREALFDRTTDPAETTNLAAARPDVVAEMRARLVAAETNVPVVGTSPEPRPTGTPIQLRFAGAGAAHRIQGHIEARTDALARGGPPRIRVEPAGIAFESFKVDAAGVEFAFSTASDGPVGFDLSVEPADAHLGWELYMDDRPWPQERIFAGPLGLSEPRLVHGIDTDEARSAILSAALPAIDAARDLGLFVTRAPRGSFSSAK, encoded by the coding sequence GTGGCGTTCGTGCTCGGGGTCGTTGCGGCGGCGTGGGGCGCTTGGCGTTGGCGTGCAGCCGCGGCATCGACGGTGGCGGCGTTGCGCGAGGGCGTTGGCGCGGGGGAGCGCGGGGAGCCTCGGGGGCGGATGAACGTCTTGGTTCTTGCGGCCGGCTCGCTGCGATTCGATCGCCTCAATCCGAGGACCATGCCGAACATGAGCGGGTTCGCGGCTCGGGCCACGGTGTTCGATCGGATGTATGTCTCGCTTCCGCGCACGCTTCCGTCGTGGGTTTCGCTTCTCACGGGGCGGCACCCGCACCACCATGGAATCGACTCTTCGTTCGCGCCGCGCGCGGATCGCGCGCGCGACGTCGCCGCGCTCCCATCGCAGTTTGCGCGCGCCGGTTACCGCACGGTGGTCGCGGGCGACTCGGTCGCGGACGTCTTCGGTCGGATCGACCTCGGCTTCGCCGGCGTTCTCGATGCGCCCGACCTCGGTCTGTCCGACCTCGATGCGTCCGGCGCGCCCGAGCTCTTCGAGCGACTTCGCCCGGACGAGCCGTTCTTCGCGGCGGTGAGCCTCGGCGCCGCGCGGCGCCCCTATGCCCCGCGCGCGCCCTACCACCTGCGCTTTACGGCGCCCGGGTACCGCGGTCCATTCAAGTACCACGGGCCTCTGGACGTGGCGCGCGCGCAACCCGTGCTCCGCGCAGACGACGAAGCGCAGCTCCGCGGTCTTTACGACGGCGCCGTGGCCCAGATCGACGACGCCTTCGGGCGCATCGTCCGGGAGCTCGCGTCGCGCCACCTGGCGGAGCGCACCATCGTGGTCCTGGTCGCCGATCATGGAGAGCAGCTGAATGAACGAGGGCGCGGCTTGGGCCCCGGCGAGCAGCTGTTCGGCGACGAAGGGACGCACGTGCCGCTGGTCGTCTTCGATCCGCGCCACCCCGTGGGCCGCCATGAGCCGCGGGTGGTGCGCGACGTCGATCTCGCGCCGACCTTGTACGAGCTGGCGCAGGTTGCGCCGCCCGCGGGGATCGCGCTCGATGGTCGCTCGCTCGCGCCCGCGCTCTCCGGAGAGGGGCTGGCGCCGGCGCTGGCCTACGCGGAGTCGGATCCGAGCGCCAAGGCCGGCGAGGCGCACCCGTTGGTCGCCGCGGCCAAGCACCGCATGGTGCGCGACGCGCGCTTCAAGCTGGTGTACGTGCCCACTCGAATGGGTGCAGAATACACGCTTTACGACACCGCGCAGGATCCCGCCGAGGCGCACGACGTCGCGGCGCAATTTCCGGAGGTGCTCGCGCGCCTTGGCGAGGAGCTTCGCGCCTATGTCGCGCGCGATCCGGACCTCGCGTTTCGCGACGGCATGGCGGTGCCGCGCGCGCCGGAGCTGCCCTACAGCGTGCTCTGGATCGCCATCGACGGCCTGCGCGCCGGCGCGGATGGCGGCTTGCGCGCCGGCGCGGGCGAAGTCCTCCCGCCCGCGCTCGACGCCCTGGTACGCTCCGGCGTGCGATTCACGGACGCACATGCGGCCGCCACCGCGCTCCGCCCCGGCACCTTGGCGTTGCTGGCGGGCGGGCGCCCGACGGAGTTTGGCGTCGAGCCATGGAACGCGCCGCTGCGCGCGGCGGACCTCGCCCGTTACCGCGCCGCCGATCCGCCGTTGCTCGCGCGCATCCTGCGGAACCACGGCGCTCGGACGCGGGCGGTGGTGAACCATCCGTTCATGACGGGTCCCGGCGCGAACGGGACCGCCATCACGAACGCGCACCACGATTCCCCCGCCCAAGGTCTCGACATGGGCTTCGACCAAGTCGCATCGTACCGCGATCCCGCCACCACGCCCGATATGGCCATCACCCGCGACGCCACGTCGTTCCTCCGCGAGAGCTCGGGCGCCCGCTTCTTCCTCTTTTGCAACTACGGCCCCGAAGCCGCCCAAACCGACGAGCCCCTCGGCGATCTCCTTCGCGCCCTCGACGAAATGCGCCTTCGCGAGCGCACCCTCCTCATCGTGACGTCCGCCCAAAGCGAAACGAGCCACATCCCGATGATCGTCGCCCTGCCTGGCGCTCTCCCCCGCGGCAAGCTTCTCTCCGACCGCGTGCGCAGCATCGACCTGGCCCCGACCGTGCTCGAGTTGGAAGGCCTAGAGGCCCCCAGCCGCATGTCGGGCCGCTCGCTCCTCCCGCTCCTCCCGCTCCTCCCGCTCCCGCGCGACGCGCCATCCGACCGCGCCGAACGCGTCGCCCTCACCGAAGGCCATCACCTGCGCGCCCTCCTCGCCGGCCCCTACCGCCTACTCCTTCACGGCGGGCGCGAGGCGCTCTTCGATCGAACCACCGATCCCGCCGAGACGACCAACCTCGCCGCCGCCCGACCCGATGTGGTCGCCGAAATGCGCGCACGCCTCGTTGCCGCGGAGACGAACGTCCCGGTGGTTGGCACCTCGCCCGAGCCCCGCCCGACCGGAACGCCCATTCAGCTCCGTTTTGCGGGCGCCGGTGCGGCGCATCGGATCCAGGGCCATATCGAGGCACGCACGGACGCGTTGGCACGCGGTGGTCCGCCGCGCATTCGCGTCGAGCCCGCGGGCATCGCCTTCGAATCGTTCAAGGTCGATGCGGCAGGCGTCGAGTTCGCCTTTTCGACCGCCTCGGATGGTCCAGTGGGGTTCGACCTTTCCGTCGAGCCCGCGGACGCGCACCTGGGGTGGGAGCTTTACATGGATGACCGGCCTTGGCCGCAGGAGCGAATCTTTGCCGGCCCGCTGGGCCTCTCGGAGCCACGTCTCGTTCACGGAATCGACACCGACGAAGCGCGTTCGGCCATCCTTTCGGCGGCTCTGCCCGCGATCGATGCTGCGCGCGATCTCGGGCTTTTCGTGACCCGCGCGCCCCGAGGATCATTTTCGAGCGCAAAGTGA